From the genome of Ignavibacteria bacterium:
AAACCAGAATTGTATTCAGCATTGACTATCGGAATAGTCTCATTAATTACTGCTTCATCAACTTTTTTAATAAACTTTCTCTTTCTCTTAAATCGTTTGATCCACTTTATCAGAAAGTCTTTTGGACCGAGATAATCATCAATTATTTCTTTCTCAACAAAATCAATTGTAATGAAGTTGTCGCTTAATATTAAATCTTCTATCTCTTCCCAGATTGCCTTGAAGACCGGATTTTCATAGTCAAACTTTTCTTGAAGATTTATAAGTGCACTTGTGTCAATTACATAAGCGGTTTTACTA
Proteins encoded in this window:
- a CDS encoding DUF4411 family protein, encoding MVDLMSADLFSKTAYVIDTSALINLQEKFDYENPVFKAIWEEIEDLILSDNFITIDFVEKEIIDDYLGPKDFLIKWIKRFKRKRKFIKKVDEAVINETIPIVNAEYNSGFLNQKKLADGKNEADPYLIAYCKVHGFKLISDEKKFVSNKIPEVAKKNGVQCINLNEFFEERGLKMVRKNGN